One genomic segment of Ricinus communis isolate WT05 ecotype wild-type chromosome 5, ASM1957865v1, whole genome shotgun sequence includes these proteins:
- the LOC8276959 gene encoding proline-rich protein 4: MPWFFIIFFLCSTFNHLSEASHNKKLPSAVVVGTVYCDTCFHEDFSKNSHFISGATVAVECKDENSSFHQEVKTDEHGEFRVHLPFSVGKHVKRIKKCSVKLLSSSEPYCAVASTATSSSLRLKSRKQGLHIFSAGFFSFKPQKQPNLCNQKPSIQDSKEFNSKKISSIPTIGAGSIPSVSSPLQDPTIPNLPPVSPPLQDPTIPNLPPVNQHFFPLPFLPQLPPLPQLPPLPPLPGLPKFPPIPGKTTKEVKTSPESVKKTPESGEEQPDFFFPTPPLFPPNPFQPPPILPPNPLQPPPLIPPLLPPNPFQPPPLFPPNPFQPPPSPSFPFPPIPGLTPSPPPPVFPFPPFPPFPFPPSPPRIPGIPPAASSTTSTTHKTSP; the protein is encoded by the exons atgCCTTGGTTTTTCAtaatattctttctttgctCCACATTTAATCATCTTTCAGAAGCTAGCCATAACAAGAAACTTCCATCTGCAGTTGTAGTTGGTACTGTTTACTGTGACACCTGCTTCCATGAAGATTTCTCGAAGAACAGTCACTTCATTTCAg GAGCAACTGTTGCAGTGGAATGCAAAGATGAAAATTCAAGTTTTCATCAAGAAGTGAAAACAGATGAACATGGAGAATTCAGAGTTCATTTACCATTCTCTGTTGGTAAACATGtaaaaagaatcaagaaatGTTCAGTTAAGTTATTAAGCAGCAGTGAGCCTTACTGTGCAGTGGCATCAACAGCAACTTCATCATCACTACGTCTAAAATCAAGAAAGCAAGGATTACACATTTTCTCAGCTGGCTTTTTCAGTTTCAAGCCACAAAAACAACCAAATCTTTGCAACCAAAAACCAAGTATCCAAGATTCTAAAGAATTCAATTCCAAGAAAATCTCATCAATACCTACTATTGGTGCTGGCAGTATTCCTTCAGTATCATCACCACTTCAAGACCCAACAATTCCTAATCTCCCTCCTGTATCACCACCACTTCAAGATCCAACAATTCCTAATCTCCCTCCTGTTAACCAACACTTtttccctcttccttttcttcctcAGCTTCCACCATTACCACAGCTTCCTCCTCTTCCACCTCTTCCAGGATTACCTAAATTTCCACCGATCCCTGGGAAGACCACAAAAGAAGTTAAAACCTCCCCTGAAAGTGTGAAGAAAACACCAGAATCAGGAGAAGAACAACCAGACTTTTTCTTTCCAACACCACCACTTTTTCCACCAAACCCTTTTCAACCACCACCAATTCTTCCACCAAACCCACTTCAGCCACCTCCATTAATCCCTCCATTGCTTCCTCCAAACCCATTTCAGCCACCTCCATTATTCCCTCCTAACCCTTTTCAACCTCCTCCATCTCCATCGTTTCCTTTCCCACCAATTCCTGGCCTAACTCCATCACCACCTCCACCAGTCTTTCCTTTTCCTCCTTTCCCCCCATTCCCTTTCCCTCCTTCGCCTCCTCGAATTCCAGGAATCCCCCCTGCAGCCTCTAGTACTACTTCAACCACCCACAAAACTTCTCCTTGA